A region of Mammaliicoccus sp. Dog046 DNA encodes the following proteins:
- a CDS encoding zinc ribbon domain-containing protein has product MNCPKCHAPITQDDRFCGECGEKLEQAEHSNNTESSGSQNEKVEKFKSSLNTYKNDTLNEGQGFFKNIFTRLDQEVSSYHAYSYKFIASLVGAGLLLLLIFSLIAVPKELEFFGVSKVSVVFKIIIFTILALGILFGVTFGVIKILMQNVRVQKVLSDFVSFNLFGTLSFFVGVLFALMSVPSFAIIFIAFSLLLFVISPIYLMTKYSNQYQLRMPVIYGIIIYFVVLGIIVRILVESTFTSNLLDIGESIFDSGY; this is encoded by the coding sequence GTGAATTGTCCAAAGTGTCACGCACCAATTACGCAAGACGATCGTTTTTGTGGTGAGTGTGGAGAGAAATTAGAACAAGCAGAACATAGTAACAACACGGAATCTTCAGGAAGTCAGAATGAAAAGGTGGAAAAATTCAAAAGTTCATTAAATACATATAAAAATGATACTTTAAATGAAGGCCAAGGCTTCTTTAAAAATATTTTCACGAGATTAGATCAAGAAGTAAGTAGTTACCATGCATATAGTTATAAATTTATTGCTTCTTTAGTTGGTGCTGGATTACTGTTATTATTAATATTTTCTTTGATTGCTGTACCGAAAGAATTAGAATTCTTTGGGGTTTCGAAAGTAAGTGTTGTATTTAAAATAATCATTTTTACAATTTTAGCGTTAGGAATTTTATTTGGCGTGACATTTGGCGTTATAAAAATATTGATGCAAAATGTTCGTGTCCAAAAAGTACTATCTGACTTTGTATCGTTTAATTTATTTGGAACTCTAAGTTTCTTTGTAGGCGTATTGTTCGCATTAATGAGCGTACCAAGTTTTGCGATAATCTTTATTGCATTTAGCCTATTACTATTTGTCATTTCACCGATATACTTAATGACGAAATATAGTAATCAATATCAGTTGCGTATGCCAGTGATATACGGCATTATTATTTATTTTGTCGTACTAGGTATTATTGTGCGTATATTGGTTGAAAGTACGTTCACAAGCAACTTATTAGATATTGGGGAATCGATATTCGATTCTGGTTACTAG